The stretch of DNA GAGCAACGTAGCTCCATCGAAGCAGACACTATAGCGTGGGAAATTCCTTGCAAGGAGGGATGTTATGAAGACGGTGGCACAAGATAACCCGGATCGCCGTGAGGTTCGCTGACCGACGCCGTGCGCGGATGGGCATCGCTTTGTTGCTAGGGCTCCTTGCCTCGGCCTGCTCTCCGCTCAAGATGTTCGATACCGTCATGCCGAAGGACGGCGGGACTGTATTGGCCGTGCGCGGCGCAGCCTTTGGTCCCGATCCGCGCCAGCGCGTGGACGTCTACACGCCCAAGGCTCGCTCGCTTGCACCACGGCCGATCATCGTCTTCTTCTATGGCGGATCGTGGAACTCGGGAACACGGACTGGCTATGCGTTCGTCGGGCGCGCGCTGGCCGCGCGCGGGTTCGTGGTGGCGATCCCCGATTACCGCCTTGTCCCACAAGTGCGCTATCCCGCCTTCCTGGAAGACAACGCGGCCGCCGTGCGCTGGGTGCGATCCCATGCGGCGGAATTCGGCGGTGACCGGGATAGGCTCATCCTCGCTGGGCACTCTGCCGGGGCCTACAATGCGGCGATGCTGGCCCTCGATCCCCGATGGCTTGGCAAGGATCGCACTGCCGTTCGCGGCTTGATCGGACTGGCGGGCCCCTACAACTTCCTGCCGTTCGAAGGCCCTGTGGTGGAGAAGACTTTCGCGGGCGTCGAAGACCCTATCTCAACCCAGCCCGTCCATTTCGCAGGTCCGGGCGACCCATCCGCCTTTCTGGCAACGGGGGACAAGGACAAGCTGGTGCGCCCGGCGAACAGCGATGCGTTGGAACGCCAGCTGAAAGCCGCCGGCGTCCGGGTGGAGCGACAGCGCTATGCCGACGTGGGGCATGTGGGTCTCGTCACCGCGATTGCCAAACCCCTTCGCGGACGGGCCAGTGTACTCGACGATATGGCCCGCTTTACCCAGCAGGTCAGCACATCGAGATAGGAAAACCTCCGGGAATAGGAATGCGAAAACGGAGTTTCTGCACCGGGGAGGTAAAAAAGCCAGCGACTGAGTGGACATAATGGGTTGGAAACTCAGTTCCATGTGCATGAAATCGGTGCTTCGACTGCGTGTTTCCAGAACCGGCTTCCGGTCAGGTTGTGATTATATTTTATCCTGACAAGTTCTACCCCAAAGCGCAGAAGGCCCGGCATGAAGGTTCGATCCATCTCCCGCAATGTTATCGCGTGTTTCTATGTCGCTGCCGGAGTGCTCCACCTTGCGTTACCGACCCCATTCGTCGCAATCGTTCCAGGTTGGGTGCCCGCACCTGATCTGATGGTTATGCTGACCGGATTAGCGGAAATTTCCGGTGCAATCGGAATAATGCAATGGCGACTTCCGAGTTTACGCAAGGCTGCGGCATGGGGGCTTGCCATTTACGCAGTGTGTGTCTGGCCTGCGAACTTCCAGCATATGTTTATCGATCTGGCAAAGCCCGACCACGAATACATGCTCGCTTACCACATTCCCCGGCTCATGCTTCAACCCGTCTTGATCTGGTGGCCGCTGTGGACAGCCCGCGTGATCCAATGGCCTCTCCGTTACGGGCATCCTTGATTTTTGGGGCGGGGTCTAGCGCCTCAAACTTGGTGGAGGCTTAGGAAATTTGACGGCCTGCGGAGTTGACGGTCCGGTCTTGGGCGATTGAAATCCGCAGTCGAACGACCGGAATGGGTCGGGCTCGTTGGCGACTAGGATTGCACAACAAAGATTTTCAGCGGTCTTGGAAGACATGAACCAGCGCTACGACGCTTCCTCAGCCGCGACCATGATCATCACCTCGATCAATCCGCGACTGAGGAAGTCAGTTTCGCCTGCTCGTTGGCCTGGTCCCAAACTGATCGAGCGCATCGGGATTGTCACGTCCCCATGCATAAAGCAATTCTACCGGCTCAACGAAACGCATGCCCAGCGCCGTCAGGCGGTATTCGACCGCTGGCGGAATAGCGCTCTGGACATGGCGGCTGATCAGGCCAGTTTCTTCCATATCGCGCAGAGTCTGCGTCAGCATCTTCTTGGAGATACCCGGAAGGCTTCGCTGCAACACACCGGTGCGGCAAACGCCACCATGGCGTGCATGCAAGGTGTGCAGCACCATGCTGGTCCATTTGGTCGCGAAAAGCGACAGGACACGGCGCGGTGCGCAGTCCTCGCGCCATTCTTCTTCAGCGGTGCCGGGGAGCATGGCTGGTTACCTCTTGGTGCCTAGTGACCTATTTGGTGCCGTCTAGAACCAAACGCGCATCCTGCCTAGTTGAGTTGCTCTTGAACGAGACGAAGGTGACGATCATGGCGAAGACGGCGTTGGTAGTGGGCGCTAGCGGCATAGTGGGAAGCGCGACGGCTGCATTGTTGGTCGAGCAGGGCTGGACGGTTTACGGGCTGTCCCGGCGCCCGGTCGAGCAACACGGCGTACTTCCCATCCTCGCCGATCTGCAGGATGCGCAGGCTACTTCTGCAGCTCTTGCGCAGATCGACCCTGATGCGGTCTTCATCACCACCTGGTTACGCCAGGACAGCGAGGCTGAAAACATCCGGGTGAATGGCGCCATGGTTCGCAACCTGCTCGCCGGCTTGCCGAAGGCTTCACGCTCACGTCACGTCGCGCTGGTCACCGGGCTCAAACATTACCTTGGGCCGTTCGAGGCATACGGCAAAGGCACTCTGCCTCAGACGCCCTTCCGTGAAGAGCAGGGTCGGCTCGATATCGAGAACTTCTACTATGCTCAGGAAGACGAACTGTTTGCGGCGGCACAGCGCGATGGCTTTACTTGGAGTGTTCATCGCCCCCATACGGTCATCGGCAAGGCGGTTGGCAACGCCATGAACATGGGAACGACCCTGGCTGTCTATGCGTCGCTGTGTCGGGATACCGGCCGGCCATTCATCTTCCCGGGTTCGGCGGCCCAATGGAACGGCCTGACCGACATGACCGACGCCGGGCAACTGGCGCGTCATCTGCTATGGGCGACGGAGAGCGAGGCAGCCCACAACGAAGACTTTAACGTGGTCGATGGCGATGTATTTCGCTGGCAATGGATGTGGGGCCGGATAGCAGACTGGTTCGGCATCGAAGCAGAGCCTTTTGATGGAACCGTCCGACCTTTGGAACAGCAGATGGCGAATGATGCCGATAACTGGCGGGCACTAGCCGAGCGTGAAGGTCTGATCGAGCCGGATCTGTCGCGCCTCGCATCGCCCTGGCACACCGATGCCGATCTTGGCCGCCCCATTGAGGTCGTGACGGACATGTCAAAAAGCCGGCGACTCGGCTTTACGGCATATCAAGCGACCGACGACGCCTTTTACGCGCTATTTGAACGGCTCCTCGCGGATCGTCTCATCCCGTAATGCTGTACCGTTAGTCGTTATCCGGCTGCACCTATCTATAGTATATTCATTTTAGGGGGTCTAATTCTCGGATGAGATCGATGAGAAGCCGCAAGGCGGTCGGTACTTGCCTACGCCCGGAGTAATATGCGTGAAGGCCTTCGCCCATAGATGCCCAATCACCCAGCACGAGATGCAGCGCGCCGCTTTGCAAATAAGGCCGGACTATCGGCTCTGCACCGTAAATGATACCGGCGCCGCCAAGGCCAAAGCTTAAGGCTGGGTGACTACTGTCAACGGTCAAGGGACCGGGCATTGTCACGGAGACTGTTTCCTCGCCGCGCTCGAACTCCCAGTCGTACACTTGATCGTTGCCCAGGCGGATGCGGATACAGCGATGATCCTGGAGGTCTTGCGGGACGACCGGCGTGCCGAAGCGTTCGAGATAGGCCGGCGATGCCGCTGCGACCCAGCGGATGTCGGGCGAAAGGCGTTGCGCGATCATATCTTCCGGCACCGTGCCACCGTACCGTATGCCCGCGTCGAAGCCGCTGGCGATGACATCTATCAGCCGATTGCTGACGCTGATGTCGACTTCCACTTCCGGATAGCGGTCGACGAAGATGGGCATCACAGGCCCAAGCAGAAGCGGCACTGCATCTTCGAGGACGTTGATCCTTACCCGGCCGGTCGGCGTATCGCGGAAACGGTTGAGATTTTCTGCCGCATCGTTGACGGTCTGCAACGGCCCCTCGATCGAGGCCCGAAGTTCCTCGCCGGCGGCGGTAAGCGTCACACTTCTTGTAGTTCTGTTCAATAATCGCACGCCTCGCCGCGCCTCCAGTACGGAGATGGCGTGGCTCAGCGCGGAGGGGGTAACGCCCATTTCCAGGGCCGCACGCCGGAAATTACCGTGCCGCGCAATGGCGAGAAAATAGAGAAAATCCGCGAGGTCGGCACGACTTATCTGCATTGGCCCAGACTATCACGCTGTTGAGCTACATTCATCAGTTCATTGCGTGCCGGGGCGCTAATCCTGCTCGTCCGGGTGCCCTAGATAAGCGTCATGTCGATCGCTCAGGACGAACGATCGCGAACTGGATGCTGGCCTTCATGATCAAGCGCGCAATCTTTCTTGCCGGTCTCATGTCGCTCGCAGGCGCTGCATCGGCGCAGAAAGGACCGACCAACATGGACATTTCACGCAAGGATGACCTCAAGACCGTCGACGGACCATCTGAATACTTCACCGGCAAGGTCACGATCACCGGGCAATTCCAGCGCCCGGACCCGTCTCGAATCAGCGGCGGGATCGTCCATTTCGAGCCCGGCGCGCGCAGTGCCTGGCACACGCATCCTGCCGGGCAGACGCTGATCGTGACCGAAGGTGTGGGCTGGACCCAGATCGAGGGTGGTGGGAAGTACGAGTTCCATGCCGGCGATATCCTGTGGTGTCCGGCCGATCATAAGCATTGGCACGGCGCCACCGCGCACGAGGGCATGACGCATATTGCCATCCAGGACATGGTCGACGGCAAGAACGTCGTCTGGATGGAGAAAGTGACCGACGAGGAGTATTTCGCTCCCCTGGCTAGCGACTGAGCGCATGCCCCATGTCGTAGTGAAGCTCTACCCCGGCAAGTCCGACGTGCAGAAGCGGGATCTGTCCGTTGCGCTCGTCAGCGATATCACCCGCATCCTGAATTACGGGGATGAGGCGGTGTCCGTTGGCTTCGAGGAAATCCAGCCCGATCAATGGTTCTCGCTTGTCTACGATCCGGACATTCAGCGCAGGTGGAGCACGCTGACCAAGGTGCCGGGCTACGGTCCGGGGCCCAGGGCCACGAATAAAGATGAAGGCTGATCCATGAACCCTGTTTATGATTTCAAAGGGCAGGTCGCGCTGGTGACCGGCGCCGCCAAAGGCATGGGGTTGGCCGCAGCGCGCGCCTTTGCCGCAAATGGCGCGTCGGTAGTGTTGGCCGATATCGATGGCGGATTGGCCGCTTATGAAGCGCAGCGGATCGTCAGCGAGGGTGGCACTGCAATCGGGACGGCCTGCGATGTCGCCGACGAGGTCCAGGTGGCAGGGATGATAGACCTTGCGGTCGCACGCTATGGCCGGCTCGACATGGCGTTCAACAACGCCGGAATCCAGGTGCCGCCGTCCGACGCGGCCGACGAGCCGCTTGAGAACTTCGAGCGCGTTACCGCTGTAAACCAGCGCGGTGTCTGGGCCTGCATGAAGCACGAGTTGCGGGTGATGCGCGCGCAAGGCTCTGGCGCGATCGTCAATTGCTCGTCGCTCGGTGGCCTTGTCGGCCTGCCGCAGCGCGCCGCTTATCACGGCACCAAGCACGCGGTGATCGGTATGACCCGTAGTGCCGGGGTCGAATATGCGTCGCGCGGCATCCGCATCAATGCCGTCTGCCCCGGCACGATCGACACTCCGATGGTGCAGGACATGCTGGCCGGACAACCCGGAGCTATGGCCGATATTATGAGGGAGCAGCCGATCGGTCGCCTCGGCCATTCCAACGAAATTGCCGCCGCCGTGTTGTGGCTGTGCAGTCCGGCAGCCAGCTTTGTGATTGGCGCCGCGTTGCCGGTTGACGGTGGCTTTACCGCGCACTGATGATGCTGGCCGCCCAGTTCAGCCGGCGAACCGCTATCTTTATGTTTGCCATGACGACCATGCCATGGCCACTCACTGCAGGAGCAGAGACGATGTCCATCGAACCTACCAACGCCCGTAAATCCTTTGGCGACATTGCGCCGCACCTCGCCGAGATAACTGACAAGGTGTTGTTCGGCGACGTTTGGGAGAACGCGGCGCTGAAACCACGCGACCGCAGCCTGGTGACGATCACCTGCCTCATCGCGATGTACCGCATCAACGAGATGCCGTTCCACATCAAGAAGGCGCTCGAAAACGGTGTAACCAAGAGCGAGATCGTCGAGGCCGTCACCCAGATCGCCTTCTACGCCGGATGGCCGCCTGCGATGACGGCGCTACCGATCCTGAAACAGGCTTTTGAGGACGCGGGCGTTTAGGTGGTGATCACCCGGCCCGCGCGTATATTCGCGGCATTCGTCGGCGCGATTGCGCTGGCCTTGCCAGGAAGGAGTGCCATGGCGGAACCAGTGTGCGAGCCCATCGTTCGTATCGCGGAACTGGACATCGATCCAGCCCAGCTTGATACCTATAAGGCACTCCTGAGCGAGGAGATCGAGGCTGCGGTTCGGTTGGAGCCGGGCGTGCTTTCACTGAATGCCGTCTCGGTGAAGGGCCATCCGGCGCAGATCCGCATTGTTGAAATCTACGCCGATAAGGTCGCCTATGAGGCGCATTTGATGTCGCCGCACTTTCTCAAGTACAAAAACAGCACCGCAGCGATGGTGCGGTCGCTCAGGCTCGTTGAAACCGATCCGATCCTTCTCCGCGCCAAAAGCCCGGGTGCGGGAAGGTTTATGTAATTCTTGCCAAGCGGGAGAAATTTCTCCAGTCCAGCGTCTTGTTTTGCCGGTCGAGAAAGTCGCAGGCCTTGAGCGACCAGGACATGAAATCCGCGCCCATCCCGAAATCGTAGTCATCTTTCTTGCGCTGCAACATCGTCAATACGGCGAGGATGATGGCTTCTCCCTCGGACAGAAAGG from Novosphingobium sp. 9 encodes:
- a CDS encoding putative quinol monooxygenase gives rise to the protein MVITRPARIFAAFVGAIALALPGRSAMAEPVCEPIVRIAELDIDPAQLDTYKALLSEEIEAAVRLEPGVLSLNAVSVKGHPAQIRIVEIYADKVAYEAHLMSPHFLKYKNSTAAMVRSLRLVETDPILLRAKSPGAGRFM
- a CDS encoding carboxymuconolactone decarboxylase family protein, whose protein sequence is MMLAAQFSRRTAIFMFAMTTMPWPLTAGAETMSIEPTNARKSFGDIAPHLAEITDKVLFGDVWENAALKPRDRSLVTITCLIAMYRINEMPFHIKKALENGVTKSEIVEAVTQIAFYAGWPPAMTALPILKQAFEDAGV
- a CDS encoding SDR family oxidoreductase, with translation MNPVYDFKGQVALVTGAAKGMGLAAARAFAANGASVVLADIDGGLAAYEAQRIVSEGGTAIGTACDVADEVQVAGMIDLAVARYGRLDMAFNNAGIQVPPSDAADEPLENFERVTAVNQRGVWACMKHELRVMRAQGSGAIVNCSSLGGLVGLPQRAAYHGTKHAVIGMTRSAGVEYASRGIRINAVCPGTIDTPMVQDMLAGQPGAMADIMREQPIGRLGHSNEIAAAVLWLCSPAASFVIGAALPVDGGFTAH
- a CDS encoding winged helix-turn-helix transcriptional regulator, which produces MLPGTAEEEWREDCAPRRVLSLFATKWTSMVLHTLHARHGGVCRTGVLQRSLPGISKKMLTQTLRDMEETGLISRHVQSAIPPAVEYRLTALGMRFVEPVELLYAWGRDNPDALDQFGTRPTSRRN
- a CDS encoding SDR family oxidoreductase — its product is MAKTALVVGASGIVGSATAALLVEQGWTVYGLSRRPVEQHGVLPILADLQDAQATSAALAQIDPDAVFITTWLRQDSEAENIRVNGAMVRNLLAGLPKASRSRHVALVTGLKHYLGPFEAYGKGTLPQTPFREEQGRLDIENFYYAQEDELFAAAQRDGFTWSVHRPHTVIGKAVGNAMNMGTTLAVYASLCRDTGRPFIFPGSAAQWNGLTDMTDAGQLARHLLWATESEAAHNEDFNVVDGDVFRWQWMWGRIADWFGIEAEPFDGTVRPLEQQMANDADNWRALAEREGLIEPDLSRLASPWHTDADLGRPIEVVTDMSKSRRLGFTAYQATDDAFYALFERLLADRLIP
- a CDS encoding DoxX family protein, translated to MKVRSISRNVIACFYVAAGVLHLALPTPFVAIVPGWVPAPDLMVMLTGLAEISGAIGIMQWRLPSLRKAAAWGLAIYAVCVWPANFQHMFIDLAKPDHEYMLAYHIPRLMLQPVLIWWPLWTARVIQWPLRYGHP
- a CDS encoding alpha/beta hydrolase, which encodes MFDTVMPKDGGTVLAVRGAAFGPDPRQRVDVYTPKARSLAPRPIIVFFYGGSWNSGTRTGYAFVGRALAARGFVVAIPDYRLVPQVRYPAFLEDNAAAVRWVRSHAAEFGGDRDRLILAGHSAGAYNAAMLALDPRWLGKDRTAVRGLIGLAGPYNFLPFEGPVVEKTFAGVEDPISTQPVHFAGPGDPSAFLATGDKDKLVRPANSDALERQLKAAGVRVERQRYADVGHVGLVTAIAKPLRGRASVLDDMARFTQQVSTSR
- a CDS encoding LysR family transcriptional regulator → MQISRADLADFLYFLAIARHGNFRRAALEMGVTPSALSHAISVLEARRGVRLLNRTTRSVTLTAAGEELRASIEGPLQTVNDAAENLNRFRDTPTGRVRINVLEDAVPLLLGPVMPIFVDRYPEVEVDISVSNRLIDVIASGFDAGIRYGGTVPEDMIAQRLSPDIRWVAAASPAYLERFGTPVVPQDLQDHRCIRIRLGNDQVYDWEFERGEETVSVTMPGPLTVDSSHPALSFGLGGAGIIYGAEPIVRPYLQSGALHLVLGDWASMGEGLHAYYSGRRQVPTALRLLIDLIRELDPLK
- a CDS encoding tautomerase family protein; the encoded protein is MPHVVVKLYPGKSDVQKRDLSVALVSDITRILNYGDEAVSVGFEEIQPDQWFSLVYDPDIQRRWSTLTKVPGYGPGPRATNKDEG
- a CDS encoding cupin domain-containing protein translates to MAQTITLLSYIHQFIACRGANPARPGALDKRHVDRSGRTIANWMLAFMIKRAIFLAGLMSLAGAASAQKGPTNMDISRKDDLKTVDGPSEYFTGKVTITGQFQRPDPSRISGGIVHFEPGARSAWHTHPAGQTLIVTEGVGWTQIEGGGKYEFHAGDILWCPADHKHWHGATAHEGMTHIAIQDMVDGKNVVWMEKVTDEEYFAPLASD